The following are encoded together in the Kribbella sp. CA-293567 genome:
- a CDS encoding ROK family transcriptional regulator produces MGSKELIREINSSLVLGELRGGLVSRTELAKRTGLSLPTVSEIVGELIGSGVIEERETASSGGGRRPVLLGLKPDAGYVIGIKLTETRVIAVLTDLNARIVERATAVVGQDDVATAVRTVAAVVKKLKAGSSPVYGVGVGLAGVIDRANGVVRHGTYSDWHDIDLAALLEKRTGLPVVVDNDVNTLVANEQWFGAGRGVSDVAVVSIGRGIGLGMVLDGRLYRGAGGGAGEFGHTKVVADGPLCDCGGRGCLEALIGEPAILAATGAGTIEEAAGRARAGDAAVQDVFAQVGRTLGTAVGNLVNLLNPKLIVLAGEGTRAADLFRPCFDEALRQAVFDGLQRELEVVVDDWDDEAWAQGAAGLFLGELFQPNLRPDEADRPSLTKRSA; encoded by the coding sequence GTGGGTAGCAAGGAGCTGATCCGCGAGATCAACTCGTCGTTGGTGCTGGGGGAGCTGCGCGGTGGGCTGGTGTCGCGAACGGAGCTGGCCAAGCGGACCGGGCTGAGTCTGCCGACGGTGTCCGAGATCGTCGGGGAGCTGATCGGCTCCGGGGTGATCGAGGAGCGGGAGACGGCGTCGTCCGGCGGGGGCCGGCGGCCGGTGTTGCTGGGGTTGAAGCCGGATGCCGGCTACGTGATCGGGATCAAGCTGACCGAGACCCGGGTGATCGCCGTGCTCACCGATCTCAACGCGCGGATCGTCGAGCGGGCCACGGCGGTGGTCGGGCAGGACGACGTCGCCACCGCCGTACGGACGGTTGCTGCCGTGGTGAAGAAGCTGAAAGCCGGTTCGAGCCCCGTGTACGGCGTGGGGGTCGGGCTGGCCGGGGTGATCGACCGCGCCAACGGTGTGGTCCGGCACGGGACCTACTCCGACTGGCACGACATCGACCTGGCCGCGTTGCTCGAGAAGCGCACCGGCCTGCCCGTGGTGGTCGACAACGACGTGAACACCCTGGTCGCCAACGAACAGTGGTTCGGGGCCGGGCGGGGTGTCTCCGACGTGGCCGTCGTCAGTATCGGGCGCGGTATCGGCCTCGGCATGGTGCTCGACGGACGCCTGTACCGCGGTGCCGGTGGTGGCGCCGGTGAGTTCGGGCACACCAAGGTCGTTGCTGATGGCCCGTTGTGTGACTGCGGCGGGAGAGGCTGTCTGGAAGCGCTGATCGGGGAGCCCGCCATCCTCGCCGCCACCGGCGCCGGCACCATCGAGGAGGCCGCCGGGCGTGCTCGCGCGGGCGACGCGGCGGTGCAGGACGTGTTCGCTCAAGTCGGCCGGACCCTCGGGACGGCCGTCGGCAATCTGGTCAACCTGCTGAACCCGAAGCTGATCGTCCTCGCCGGTGAGGGCACCCGGGCCGCCGACCTGTTCCGGCCCTGCTTCGACGAGGCGCTGCGGCAAGCCGTCTTCGACGGTCTGCAGCGCGAGCTCGAGGTCGTCGTCGACGACTGGGACGACGAGGCCTGGGCGCAGGGCGCCGCGGGCCTGTTCCTGGGCGAGCTCTTCCAGCCCAACCTCCGCCCGGACGAGGCAGACCGCCCGTCGCTGACCAAGCGTTCCGCCTGA